A stretch of the Archangium violaceum genome encodes the following:
- a CDS encoding aspartate aminotransferase family protein, which produces MRTVKTDAAAQATSTSSGKNDQWIDKAKAHLLQNYKQQPIVLERGLGSRVWDADGREYLDLLGGIATCGLGHCHPEVVAAVRAQLDKLWHVSNAFYTEPQIELASRLTAASGLQRAFFCNSGAEANEALIKLARKVQKDRGNADRYEVITFENSFHGRTLATVTATGQTRYQKGFEPLPAGFTHVPYGDLDAVRKAVGPHTAAILVEPIQGEGGVRAAPKGFLQGLRALCDEKGLLLLVDEIQTGMGRTGKAFAYQHEGILPDGISLAKSLGNGLPIGAMLCTDEAGKSLTPGTHGSTFGGNLIAAVAANVVVRKVTEPQMLREVEQKGEYFLTRLRELQGRMPSIIKEARGLGLLIGVELFQDAAPFISRCRELGLLVNAAGEKTIRFAPAYTVTNDDLDHGVRILERALKS; this is translated from the coding sequence ATGAGAACCGTCAAAACCGACGCCGCCGCGCAGGCCACTTCCACCTCTTCCGGCAAGAACGATCAGTGGATCGACAAGGCCAAGGCCCACCTGCTGCAGAACTACAAGCAACAGCCCATCGTGCTGGAGCGCGGGCTGGGCTCGCGCGTCTGGGACGCCGATGGCCGGGAGTATCTGGACCTGCTCGGCGGCATCGCCACGTGTGGGCTCGGCCACTGCCACCCCGAGGTCGTGGCCGCGGTGAGGGCCCAGCTCGACAAGCTCTGGCACGTCTCCAACGCCTTCTACACGGAGCCGCAGATCGAGCTGGCCTCCCGGCTCACGGCCGCCTCGGGCCTGCAGCGCGCCTTCTTCTGCAACTCGGGCGCGGAGGCCAACGAGGCCCTCATCAAGCTGGCCCGCAAGGTCCAGAAGGACCGGGGCAACGCCGACCGCTACGAGGTCATCACCTTCGAGAACTCCTTCCACGGGCGCACGCTGGCCACCGTCACCGCCACCGGCCAGACCAGGTACCAGAAGGGCTTCGAGCCGCTGCCGGCGGGCTTCACCCACGTGCCCTACGGGGACCTGGACGCCGTGCGCAAGGCGGTGGGTCCGCACACCGCGGCCATCCTCGTGGAGCCCATCCAGGGCGAGGGCGGCGTGCGCGCGGCGCCGAAGGGCTTCCTCCAGGGCCTGCGCGCCCTGTGCGACGAGAAGGGGCTGCTGCTGCTCGTGGATGAGATCCAGACCGGCATGGGCCGCACCGGCAAGGCCTTCGCCTACCAGCACGAGGGCATCCTCCCGGACGGCATCAGCCTGGCGAAGTCGCTCGGCAACGGCCTGCCCATTGGCGCCATGCTGTGCACGGATGAGGCGGGCAAGAGCCTGACGCCGGGCACCCACGGCTCCACCTTCGGCGGCAACCTGATCGCCGCGGTCGCCGCCAACGTCGTCGTCCGCAAGGTGACCGAGCCCCAGATGCTCCGCGAGGTGGAGCAGAAGGGCGAGTACTTCCTCACCCGCCTGCGCGAGCTCCAGGGCCGCATGCCTTCCATCATCAAGGAGGCGCGCGGCCTGGGTCTGCTGATCGGCGTGGAGCTCTTCCAGGACGCCGCGCCCTTCATCTCCCGGTGCCGGGAGCTGGGCCTGCTCGTCAATGCCGCGGGGGAGAAGACCATCCGCTTCGCCCCGGCCTACACCGTCACCAACGACGACCTGGACCACGGCGTGCGCATCCTCGAGCGCGCCCTGAAGTCCTGA
- a CDS encoding SDR family NAD(P)-dependent oxidoreductase produces MAGRASWGGVGVLGLVAGAGLLLGVAARRARRINLRGRVVMITGGGRGLGLAIAREFLRRGCRLAICGRDGEVIARATEAFRKRGAEVFGEACDASDPAQVDAFVARVLDRFGTIDVLVNNAGQCFVGPAVELAPEDVETALRNIFWVHYRPTMAVLPHMRSRHFGRIVNITSIGGKVPTPHQAAYAVGKYAATGWSETLSVELAKEGVYVSTITPPPLSNGAPLHVHFNGRVEEEFQWFTRSLTSPSTSTRAERTARVVVDAAEHGDPERAVSFMSWLSARAQGLAPNLMSRVLALVDRRLPPPGQPGQTSRMRLGSEVLANSRDERVRALGAAAIADERRYLPV; encoded by the coding sequence ATGGCGGGGCGAGCGTCTTGGGGTGGGGTGGGGGTGCTGGGCTTGGTGGCGGGAGCCGGGTTGCTCCTGGGGGTCGCGGCCCGGCGAGCGCGGCGCATCAACCTGCGCGGGCGGGTGGTGATGATCACAGGAGGCGGACGTGGGCTGGGGCTCGCCATCGCGCGCGAGTTCCTGCGGCGAGGCTGCCGGCTGGCCATCTGTGGCCGCGACGGTGAGGTGATTGCCCGGGCCACGGAGGCCTTCCGCAAGCGGGGGGCCGAGGTGTTCGGGGAGGCCTGCGACGCGAGCGACCCCGCGCAGGTGGACGCGTTCGTCGCGCGGGTGCTCGATCGCTTCGGGACGATCGACGTGCTCGTGAACAACGCCGGCCAGTGCTTCGTGGGGCCGGCGGTCGAGCTGGCGCCGGAGGATGTCGAGACGGCGCTGCGCAACATCTTCTGGGTGCATTACCGCCCGACGATGGCCGTCCTGCCGCACATGCGGTCACGCCACTTCGGACGCATCGTGAACATCACCTCGATTGGGGGGAAGGTGCCGACCCCGCACCAGGCGGCCTACGCCGTCGGCAAGTACGCGGCCACGGGCTGGTCCGAGACGCTCTCCGTCGAACTGGCCAAGGAGGGCGTGTACGTCAGCACCATCACCCCGCCGCCCTTGAGCAATGGCGCGCCGTTGCATGTGCACTTCAATGGCCGCGTGGAGGAGGAGTTCCAGTGGTTCACCCGCAGTCTGACCTCGCCGAGCACGTCGACCCGCGCCGAGCGCACGGCCCGCGTGGTCGTCGACGCCGCCGAGCACGGGGATCCGGAGCGGGCCGTCTCGTTCATGTCGTGGCTGTCGGCGCGTGCGCAGGGGCTGGCGCCGAACCTGATGAGCCGGGTGCTCGCCCTCGTCGATCGTCGGCTGCCGCCCCCGGGGCAACCCGGCCAGACGTCGAGGATGCGACTTGGCTCCGAGGTGCTGGCGAACAGTCGGGACGAGCGGGTGCGGGCCCTCGGCGCCGCGGCCATCGCGGATGAACGGCGCTATCTGCCCGTCTGA
- a CDS encoding SDR family oxidoreductase, producing MSEKRKEARGKAGTYFVTGFPGFIGKRLVEHILREEPKAHVYVLVQPKHLKEAQKVASQLRSSGGTLELLTGDVVDMHLGLSGEEYQRLCERVTHIYHLAAVFYLSVPKETAWRINVDGTRNVLELARDCEHLQRFSHFSSCHVSGDRVGVIAEDELDCGQGFRNVYEETKFQAEKLVQRAANTLPVTIFRPCSVVGDSRTGEIDRFEGPYYLGILLVTSPLVVPLPLPGNGVAPLNVVPVDFVVQAVWALSHDARAAGRTFHLVDPNPMSARRVYELIAEKANKKLPRFNLSARAADVMMRLPVLEKLARPQRAALNYVNHLAIYNCHNTLELLDGTGIRCPPLSSYLDQLVAYVRDQYRQRREQASEVEDPLDRAPSAPDEETGADVRRSR from the coding sequence ATGAGCGAGAAGCGCAAGGAAGCCCGCGGCAAGGCCGGAACGTACTTCGTCACCGGCTTCCCGGGTTTCATCGGCAAACGGCTGGTCGAGCACATCCTCCGCGAGGAGCCCAAGGCTCACGTCTACGTCCTGGTGCAGCCCAAGCACCTCAAGGAGGCGCAGAAGGTCGCCTCCCAGCTGAGGAGCTCCGGGGGCACGCTGGAGCTGCTCACCGGCGACGTCGTGGACATGCACCTGGGCCTGTCCGGCGAGGAGTATCAGCGGCTGTGCGAGCGGGTGACGCACATCTACCATCTGGCCGCCGTCTTCTACCTGAGCGTGCCCAAGGAGACGGCCTGGCGCATCAACGTGGACGGGACGCGCAACGTGCTGGAGCTGGCACGCGACTGCGAGCACCTCCAGCGCTTCAGCCACTTCTCCTCCTGCCACGTCTCCGGTGACCGCGTGGGCGTCATCGCCGAGGACGAGCTGGACTGTGGCCAGGGCTTCCGCAACGTCTACGAGGAGACGAAGTTCCAGGCGGAGAAGCTCGTCCAGCGCGCCGCCAACACCCTCCCCGTCACCATCTTCCGCCCGTGCAGCGTGGTGGGGGACTCGCGCACGGGGGAGATCGACCGCTTCGAGGGCCCCTACTACCTGGGCATCCTCCTGGTGACGAGCCCGCTGGTGGTGCCGCTGCCCCTGCCCGGCAACGGCGTGGCCCCGCTCAACGTGGTGCCGGTGGACTTCGTGGTGCAGGCGGTGTGGGCCCTGTCGCACGACGCGCGCGCCGCCGGCCGCACCTTCCACCTGGTGGACCCCAACCCGATGAGCGCCCGCCGCGTCTACGAGCTCATCGCGGAGAAGGCCAACAAGAAGCTGCCGCGCTTCAACCTGTCGGCCCGGGCCGCGGACGTGATGATGCGCCTGCCGGTGCTGGAGAAGCTCGCCCGGCCCCAGCGCGCCGCGCTCAACTACGTCAACCACCTGGCCATCTACAACTGCCACAACACCCTGGAACTGCTGGACGGCACCGGCATCCGCTGCCCTCCCCTCTCCTCCTATCTGGACCAGCTGGTGGCCTACGTGCGCGATCAATACCGCCAGCGCCGCGAGCAGGCCTCCGAGGTGGAGGATCCGTTGGACCGGGCCCCCTCCGCCCCGGATGAAGAAACGGGCGCGGACGTTCGTCGGAGCCGCTGA
- the hslU gene encoding ATP-dependent protease ATPase subunit HslU produces MSNGRKTPAFTPREVVGELDRYIVGQNAAKRAVAIALRNRWRRQQVPEELRDEIHPKNIIMIGPTGVGKTEIARRLAKLAQAPFVKVEASKFTEVGYVGRDVESMVRDLVESAIALVRDEEMERVRERAIELAEDRLAQLLSGNGPTARPSGGIGFMAPPPTPAAPRLGDTEREKLRAQLRAGTLDDQEVEVESTESGSPTFMRNFSGQGMEEIGINLQDLFKNMPGMSRSRRRKMRAPEALRLLEQEEAARLVDNDRVTREALVRAETSGIVFIDEIDKIASREGGGKGGGPDVSREGVQRDILPIIEGSTVNTKYGQVKTDHMLFIAAGAFHVSKPSDLIPELQGRFPIRVELEPLSGEDLVRILREPRNSLIRQYTALLATEGVRLEFSDDAIAELARIAQSVNERTENIGARRLHTVLERLLDEVSFSASEQGPRDLRIDATYVRERLASVVQDEDLSRYIL; encoded by the coding sequence GTGAGCAACGGACGCAAGACCCCTGCCTTCACTCCCCGCGAGGTGGTCGGCGAGCTGGACCGCTACATCGTCGGACAGAACGCCGCCAAGCGGGCGGTGGCCATCGCCCTGCGCAACCGCTGGCGCCGCCAGCAGGTCCCCGAGGAGCTGCGCGATGAGATCCACCCCAAGAACATCATCATGATCGGCCCCACCGGCGTGGGGAAGACGGAGATCGCCCGGCGCCTGGCGAAGCTCGCGCAGGCTCCCTTCGTCAAGGTGGAGGCCTCCAAGTTCACCGAGGTCGGCTACGTGGGCCGAGACGTCGAGTCCATGGTGCGCGACCTCGTGGAGTCCGCCATCGCGCTCGTGCGCGACGAGGAGATGGAGCGGGTGCGCGAGCGGGCCATCGAGCTCGCCGAGGACCGGCTGGCGCAGCTGCTCTCCGGCAATGGGCCCACCGCGCGTCCCTCCGGTGGCATCGGCTTCATGGCGCCCCCGCCAACTCCCGCCGCGCCCCGGCTCGGGGATACCGAGCGCGAGAAGCTCCGGGCGCAGCTGCGCGCCGGCACGCTCGATGACCAGGAGGTGGAGGTGGAGAGCACGGAGAGCGGTTCTCCCACCTTCATGCGCAACTTCTCCGGGCAGGGCATGGAGGAGATCGGCATCAACCTGCAGGATCTCTTCAAGAACATGCCCGGCATGAGCCGCTCACGGCGGCGCAAGATGCGCGCTCCCGAGGCCCTGCGGCTGCTGGAGCAGGAAGAGGCCGCCAGGCTGGTGGACAACGACCGCGTCACCCGCGAGGCGCTCGTGCGCGCGGAGACCAGCGGCATCGTCTTCATCGACGAGATCGACAAGATCGCCAGCCGCGAGGGGGGCGGGAAGGGCGGCGGCCCGGACGTGTCCCGAGAGGGCGTCCAGCGCGACATCCTCCCCATCATCGAGGGCTCCACCGTCAACACCAAGTACGGTCAGGTGAAGACGGACCACATGCTCTTCATCGCCGCGGGCGCCTTCCACGTCTCCAAGCCGAGCGACCTCATCCCCGAGCTGCAGGGCCGCTTCCCCATCCGCGTGGAGCTGGAGCCCCTCAGCGGCGAGGACCTGGTCCGCATCCTCCGGGAGCCGCGCAACTCGTTGATTCGTCAGTATACCGCACTGCTGGCCACGGAAGGTGTACGCTTGGAGTTTTCCGACGATGCCATCGCCGAGCTCGCCCGCATTGCGCAGTCCGTCAACGAGCGAACGGAGAACATCGGTGCACGAAGGTTGCACACCGTACTGGAACGTCTGCTCGACGAGGTATCCTTCAGCGCCAGCGAGCAGGGCCCGAGGGACCTGCGAATCGACGCCACCTACGTGCGCGAACGCCTCGCCTCCGTGGTCCAGGACGAGGACCTGTCGCGCTACATTCTCTAG
- the coaE gene encoding dephospho-CoA kinase (Dephospho-CoA kinase (CoaE) performs the final step in coenzyme A biosynthesis.) yields MKIYGLTGGIASGKSTVSRMLSELGAHVLDADVIAREVVEPGTPGLKAVAERFPGVVGPDGRLDRTALGARVFGDPKERAALNSILHPLIGQQFLLRTHALGAQGVERIIYDAPLLIENRLHEGMDGVVLVWVPREVQKARLMARDGLDEAAAEARLAAQLPLDEKRQHATWLVDNSGEKEATRARVDEVWRAMLARG; encoded by the coding sequence GTGAAAATCTACGGGCTGACGGGAGGCATCGCGTCCGGCAAGAGCACCGTGAGCCGGATGTTGAGCGAATTGGGTGCCCACGTGCTGGACGCGGACGTCATCGCCCGCGAGGTGGTGGAGCCGGGCACGCCGGGGCTGAAGGCCGTGGCCGAGCGCTTCCCGGGCGTGGTGGGCCCGGACGGACGGCTGGACCGGACCGCCCTGGGAGCCCGCGTCTTCGGGGACCCGAAGGAGCGGGCCGCCCTCAACTCCATCCTCCACCCGCTCATCGGCCAGCAGTTCCTCCTGCGCACCCACGCGCTCGGCGCCCAGGGCGTGGAGCGGATCATCTACGACGCCCCCCTCCTCATCGAGAACCGGCTGCACGAGGGGATGGACGGGGTGGTGCTGGTGTGGGTGCCCCGCGAGGTGCAGAAGGCCCGGCTGATGGCCCGCGACGGCCTGGACGAGGCGGCGGCGGAGGCCCGGCTGGCCGCCCAGCTCCCACTCGATGAGAAACGCCAGCACGCCACCTGGCTGGTGGACAACTCGGGGGAGAAGGAGGCGACCCGGGCCCGGGTGGACGAGGTATGGCGCGCCATGCTCGCGCGCGGCTGA
- the hslV gene encoding ATP-dependent protease subunit HslV → MFHGTTILCVRREGKVVIAGDGQVSLDKTIMKNTAKKVRRIGDGSVLAGFAGSTADAFTLFERFEARLKEHQKNLARACVELGKDWRTDRFLRRLEALLIVADREKTFILSGAGDVIEPDFGIASVGSGGPYALSAARALMTHTQLSAREVATHAMQIAADICIYTNSNVTIEEL, encoded by the coding sequence ATGTTCCATGGCACCACCATCCTCTGTGTCCGCCGAGAGGGGAAGGTCGTCATCGCGGGTGACGGTCAGGTCAGTCTCGACAAGACCATCATGAAGAACACCGCGAAGAAGGTCCGCCGCATCGGTGATGGCTCCGTCCTCGCCGGCTTCGCGGGCAGCACCGCCGACGCCTTCACCCTCTTCGAGCGCTTCGAGGCTCGTCTCAAGGAGCACCAGAAGAACCTCGCCCGCGCGTGTGTCGAGCTCGGGAAGGACTGGCGCACCGACCGCTTCCTGCGCCGCCTGGAGGCCCTGCTCATCGTGGCCGACCGCGAGAAGACCTTCATCCTCTCCGGCGCGGGAGACGTCATCGAGCCCGACTTCGGCATCGCCTCCGTGGGCAGTGGCGGCCCCTACGCGCTCTCCGCCGCCCGCGCGCTCATGACCCACACGCAGCTGTCCGCCCGCGAAGTGGCCACCCACGCCATGCAGATCGCCGCGGACATCTGCATCTACACCAACTCCAACGTCACCATCGAAGAGCTCTGA
- a CDS encoding sigma 54-interacting transcriptional regulator: protein MAGERGSVRRVAASYDKEENSDPTATLYRAGPGRVRLKLLILSGAEAGHSHSLENGEYTVGKAPSCDIVLSDKTISRQHLKLQVRDEGVLAIDLESRNGSFCEGMRFSQVELRPGNVITLGTTELKVVPEDTRERTMPLSTRDHFGALVGSSRKMREVFTLLERMAPGGSDVLIQGETGTGKELCAEALHQESRRGKGPFVIVDLAGIAPSLIESELFGHVKGAFTGAQADRAGAFERASGGTVFLDEVGELPLELQPRLLRVLERRQVKRVGANDYRTVDMRVVAATHVDLEGAVKEGKFRRDLFHRLAVLRVTLPPLRERPEDIPLLIDTVLTRMNRPPSALSDQTRALLAQYPWPGNVRELRNVVEQVVNLGEEALPELPPLPGEEPRSGSSTLEMELPFKEAKERLIEGFERDYLKGLLERCEGNISRASREAGIDRVYLRKLLRKHGLEDRDGA from the coding sequence ATGGCCGGCGAGCGTGGTAGCGTCCGGCGCGTGGCCGCGTCGTACGACAAAGAAGAGAATTCGGATCCGACAGCGACTCTCTACCGGGCTGGTCCCGGCCGGGTGCGGCTGAAGCTCCTCATATTGTCTGGTGCCGAGGCCGGGCACAGTCACTCACTCGAGAACGGGGAGTACACGGTGGGCAAGGCCCCCTCGTGCGACATCGTTCTGAGTGACAAGACCATCTCGCGGCAGCACCTGAAGTTGCAGGTCCGCGACGAGGGCGTGCTGGCGATCGACCTGGAATCGCGCAACGGCTCCTTCTGCGAGGGGATGCGCTTCTCCCAGGTGGAGCTGCGCCCCGGGAACGTCATCACCCTGGGGACCACCGAGCTCAAGGTGGTGCCGGAGGACACCCGGGAGCGCACGATGCCGCTCTCGACGCGCGACCACTTCGGTGCCCTGGTGGGCTCCAGCCGCAAGATGCGCGAGGTCTTCACCCTGCTGGAGCGCATGGCGCCCGGCGGCTCGGACGTGCTCATCCAGGGAGAGACGGGCACGGGCAAGGAGCTGTGCGCCGAGGCACTCCACCAGGAGAGCCGGCGCGGCAAGGGACCGTTCGTCATCGTGGACCTTGCGGGCATCGCGCCCTCGCTCATCGAGTCGGAGCTCTTCGGCCACGTGAAGGGGGCCTTCACGGGCGCCCAGGCCGACCGCGCCGGCGCCTTCGAGCGGGCCAGCGGGGGAACCGTCTTCCTCGACGAGGTGGGCGAGCTGCCACTGGAGCTCCAGCCCCGGCTGCTGCGAGTCCTGGAGCGCCGGCAGGTGAAGCGGGTGGGCGCCAACGACTACCGCACCGTGGACATGCGGGTGGTGGCGGCGACGCACGTGGACCTGGAGGGCGCGGTCAAGGAGGGGAAGTTCCGCAGGGACCTGTTCCACCGGCTCGCGGTCCTGCGCGTCACGCTGCCGCCCCTGCGCGAGCGGCCCGAGGACATCCCCCTGCTCATCGACACGGTGCTGACCCGGATGAACCGGCCGCCCAGCGCGCTGTCGGATCAGACCCGGGCGCTGCTGGCCCAGTACCCGTGGCCGGGCAACGTGCGCGAGCTGCGCAACGTGGTGGAGCAGGTGGTGAACCTGGGCGAGGAGGCCCTCCCGGAGCTGCCCCCGCTCCCCGGAGAGGAGCCGCGCTCCGGCTCCAGCACGCTCGAGATGGAGCTTCCCTTCAAGGAAGCCAAGGAGCGGCTCATCGAGGGCTTCGAGCGCGACTACCTCAAGGGCCTGCTCGAGCGCTGCGAGGGCAACATCTCCCGGGCCTCGCGCGAGGCCGGCATCGACCGCGTCTACCTGCGCAAGCTGCTGCGCAAGCACGGGCTCGAGGACCGCGACGGCGCCTGA